A single genomic interval of Candidatus Binatus sp. harbors:
- a CDS encoding wax ester/triacylglycerol synthase family O-acyltransferase, producing MAEAPVFPSASSYRLSTQDATFIYGESQSGPLHIGNIGLFEGRLDFNALLGHFEERMHLVPRYRQRPIEVPLNLAHAMMEDDPEYSLDNHVHLHQLPDAMSEGDALAEMMRIYEKPLDFKHPLWELHTFHNLEGNRTALLWKVHHCLVDGVSGVELLKVMYDFRAEPADIAQPPEPWVPARPSSLIRRFGEAVRDRIDGAVKSTINAAVEAVEAPGWAVERARQLGVAARLMTELATRRIVATPWNSTPVTQERIMAWTSQPFADFRAIRSVFGGSVNDVVLAILTEGAARYLQHHGYAVDGQQLRIGCPVNVRHKEERTSLGNRVSMMFPSSPAAPMDIVERLKLISEETERIKAAGLAQAVESLLQLGDAIPPSVIGPVARAATTMIDAAGRLTKWMDWKPRPDGFGLPALGVNFIATNVPGVQVPQYVNGHVCLDMVPLVPIGATLGYGVAILSYYRNLYFGMMAEPRLMPDVALMKAFVDDAFAELKRRCVGDSAEKARQELALKSA from the coding sequence ATGGCCGAAGCACCTGTATTTCCATCCGCCTCGAGCTATCGACTGTCGACTCAGGACGCAACCTTTATCTACGGCGAGTCGCAAAGCGGTCCGCTGCATATCGGGAATATCGGACTGTTCGAAGGCCGCCTCGATTTCAACGCCCTGCTGGGGCATTTCGAGGAACGGATGCATCTGGTGCCGCGCTACCGGCAGCGGCCGATCGAAGTTCCGCTGAATCTCGCGCACGCCATGATGGAAGACGACCCGGAATACTCGCTCGACAACCACGTGCATCTCCATCAACTGCCCGACGCGATGAGCGAAGGGGACGCGCTGGCCGAGATGATGCGCATCTATGAGAAACCGCTCGACTTCAAGCATCCCCTGTGGGAACTGCACACGTTCCACAACCTGGAAGGAAATCGCACGGCGCTGCTGTGGAAGGTGCATCATTGCCTGGTCGATGGCGTGTCGGGGGTCGAGCTGCTGAAAGTGATGTACGACTTTCGCGCGGAGCCGGCGGACATTGCCCAGCCGCCGGAGCCATGGGTGCCGGCGCGGCCGTCGAGCCTGATTCGGCGGTTCGGGGAGGCGGTGCGCGACCGGATCGACGGCGCGGTCAAATCAACGATCAACGCGGCGGTCGAAGCGGTCGAGGCTCCGGGCTGGGCGGTGGAGCGCGCGCGGCAACTGGGGGTGGCGGCGCGGCTGATGACCGAGCTGGCGACGCGGCGAATAGTGGCGACGCCGTGGAACTCGACGCCGGTTACGCAGGAACGGATCATGGCATGGACGAGTCAACCGTTCGCGGACTTTCGCGCGATCAGATCGGTGTTCGGCGGGTCGGTCAATGATGTCGTACTGGCAATTTTGACCGAGGGCGCCGCGCGCTACTTGCAGCATCATGGGTACGCCGTCGACGGACAGCAACTGCGCATTGGATGTCCGGTCAACGTGCGGCACAAAGAGGAAAGGACTTCGCTGGGGAATAGGGTCTCGATGATGTTCCCGAGCTCGCCGGCGGCGCCGATGGATATCGTCGAGCGGCTGAAATTGATCAGCGAGGAGACCGAGCGAATCAAGGCGGCAGGGCTGGCGCAGGCAGTGGAATCGTTATTGCAGCTCGGCGACGCAATTCCACCGAGCGTGATTGGTCCGGTAGCGCGCGCGGCGACCACGATGATAGACGCCGCCGGGCGGCTGACGAAGTGGATGGATTGGAAGCCGCGGCCGGACGGTTTCGGGCTGCCTGCATTGGGGGTCAATTTTATCGCGACCAACGTGCCGGGCGTGCAGGTGCCACAATATGTAAACGGACACGTTTGCCTGGACATGGTACCGCTGGTGCCGATCGGCGCCACGCTGGGATATGGAGTCGCAATACTAAGTTACTATCGGAATCTATACTTCGGAATGATGGCGGAGCCGCGGCTAATGCCCGACGTTGCACTGATGAAGGCGTTCGTCGATGACGCGTTTGCGGAGCTGAAGCGGCGATGCGTAGGAGATTCGGCGGAGAAAGCGCGACAGGAGCTGGCGCTGAAGAGCGCGTAG
- a CDS encoding GNAT family N-acetyltransferase, giving the protein MPEQIKTNRPYPIQIKLRDGRSATLRVMEPSDLDKIIEFAKKLPADDLLFLRTDITDRSVVRQWIDNIKNGQTLTLLAEIDGELAAYASVHLDQARWTRNVGEIRVITSSRFRNTGLGRRLVAEVFDLARSLGLKKITAQMTTEQSAARAAFESLGFQVEAMLSDWVEDRRGRSRDLIIMTHDVEGFSDRIVA; this is encoded by the coding sequence ATGCCCGAGCAGATAAAGACCAATCGCCCCTATCCAATCCAGATTAAACTCCGCGACGGCCGTAGCGCGACCCTTCGGGTCATGGAACCCAGCGACCTCGACAAGATAATCGAATTCGCCAAGAAGCTCCCCGCCGACGACCTGCTCTTCCTGCGCACCGACATCACCGACCGCAGCGTCGTGAGGCAGTGGATCGATAACATCAAGAACGGGCAGACCCTCACGCTGCTGGCCGAGATTGACGGCGAGCTCGCCGCCTACGCCAGCGTCCATCTTGATCAGGCGCGATGGACCCGGAACGTCGGCGAAATTCGAGTCATCACCTCGTCGCGTTTCCGCAATACCGGGCTCGGCAGGCGCCTGGTGGCCGAAGTATTCGATCTCGCGCGCTCGCTCGGACTTAAAAAGATCACCGCCCAGATGACCACCGAGCAGAGCGCCGCGCGCGCCGCTTTCGAGAGCTTGGGCTTTCAAGTCGAGGCGATGCTTTCCGACTGGGTCGAGGACCGCCGCGGCCGCTCCCGCGACCTCATCATCATGACCCACGACGTCGAAGGCTTCTCCGACCGCATCGTCGCCTGA
- a CDS encoding ion channel has translation MPKRPINLGMKGDSPIRGAPTRALDDLYHYLVTASWPALIGIIAVAFIIANLVFAIGYYFDGGVENAHYRSFADMFFFSVQTMATIGYGKMVPVTLLSNIMVSVEALTGLIALALMTGLVFAKFSRPTARVRFSRYVVVGPRDGTTSLMIRMANMRANRIVEANIHVVFTRNETTVEGESLRRFHDLAMTRNRSAMFVFSWTAVHRIVEGSPLFGATHDSLANSQPEIVVSITGLDETFSQTIHARHTYALDEIIWGARFADVLILQPDGGRSIDYTRFDDVEMLAPVK, from the coding sequence ATGCCCAAGCGGCCAATCAACCTCGGCATGAAGGGTGACAGTCCGATTCGCGGCGCGCCCACCCGCGCGCTCGACGACCTCTACCATTATCTGGTGACGGCTTCGTGGCCGGCCCTGATCGGCATAATCGCCGTGGCGTTCATCATCGCCAACCTTGTGTTTGCCATCGGCTACTACTTCGACGGCGGGGTCGAGAATGCCCACTACCGCTCGTTCGCCGACATGTTTTTTTTCAGCGTACAGACCATGGCGACCATCGGTTACGGCAAGATGGTGCCGGTCACGCTGCTGTCGAACATCATGGTCTCCGTCGAGGCGCTGACCGGACTGATCGCGCTGGCGCTGATGACCGGGCTGGTATTCGCGAAGTTCTCGCGGCCCACAGCGCGCGTCAGATTCAGCCGCTATGTGGTCGTCGGCCCGCGCGACGGCACCACCAGCCTGATGATCCGGATGGCGAACATGCGCGCGAACCGAATCGTCGAGGCGAATATTCACGTCGTTTTCACCCGCAATGAAACCACCGTCGAGGGCGAATCCCTCCGCCGCTTCCACGATCTGGCCATGACGCGCAACCGCAGCGCGATGTTCGTGTTTTCCTGGACCGCGGTCCATCGCATCGTCGAAGGCAGTCCGCTTTTCGGCGCGACGCACGACTCGCTTGCCAATAGCCAGCCTGAAATCGTGGTGTCGATCACCGGACTCGACGAGACGTTTTCTCAGACCATTCATGCCCGGCATACCTACGCACTTGACGAAATCATTTGGGGCGCGCGTTTCGCCGACGTGCTGATACTCCAGCCTGATGGCGGCAGAAGCATCGATTACACGCGCTTCGACGACGTCGAAATGCTTGCGCCGGTCAAATGA